From a single Paenibacillus sp. FSL W8-0426 genomic region:
- a CDS encoding spore germination protein gives MDGSQQKISTAQAVVVIVNYMLGAGILTLPRTTSKAVGTPDVWISILLSGLVITGVGLILVTLCKRFPGKTVFEFMGEITGTWIAFILGFAMIVYFIVISAFEIRIMADVTGMYLLERTPTWAMVMVFMWIGIYLITGGLQVIIRVLEIILPLTLVIFVVQILLGMQLFEISNLRPVLGEGIMPVFKGLQPSLLSFTGYEAMFILTAYMKNPKTSNRAVAWGVSISTIIYLITVVMVVGSLSLDGIQTRTWPTLDLVRSFEIKGLVFERFESLLLVLWIMQMFSTCTITHYCASIGIRELFRSKKTHFIMYLLLPVIYIAALMPKNLDETFALGDMLGTISIALFAVLPLLLLLLSMIRKKGGKQA, from the coding sequence ATGGACGGCTCCCAGCAAAAGATTAGTACGGCTCAGGCTGTCGTGGTCATCGTAAACTACATGCTTGGTGCGGGCATATTGACACTGCCCCGCACGACGAGCAAAGCAGTCGGGACACCCGACGTATGGATTTCGATCCTGTTGTCCGGCTTGGTCATCACGGGCGTCGGTCTCATTCTGGTCACCTTGTGCAAGAGATTTCCGGGAAAGACGGTCTTCGAATTCATGGGAGAAATAACCGGCACATGGATTGCCTTCATCTTGGGATTCGCGATGATTGTTTACTTTATCGTGATCTCCGCGTTCGAAATTCGCATCATGGCGGATGTGACGGGCATGTATTTGTTGGAAAGGACCCCTACCTGGGCCATGGTCATGGTATTTATGTGGATCGGTATTTATCTGATCACGGGAGGACTCCAGGTCATCATTCGGGTGCTCGAGATCATTTTGCCCCTGACGTTGGTGATTTTCGTCGTGCAAATTTTGCTGGGGATGCAGTTGTTTGAAATCAGCAATCTGCGTCCTGTGCTTGGCGAAGGAATCATGCCGGTCTTCAAGGGATTACAGCCCTCGCTCCTGTCATTTACAGGGTATGAAGCGATGTTTATTCTGACCGCGTACATGAAAAATCCAAAAACGAGCAATAGGGCGGTTGCTTGGGGAGTCAGCATTTCCACCATCATTTATTTGATTACGGTGGTTATGGTTGTAGGCAGTCTTTCGCTGGATGGCATCCAGACCCGAACGTGGCCGACTCTGGATTTGGTCCGAAGCTTTGAAATCAAGGGACTTGTTTTCGAACGTTTTGAATCCCTGCTTTTGGTTCTCTGGATTATGCAAATGTTCTCCACGTGTACCATTACGCATTATTGTGCTTCGATCGGCATTCGCGAGTTGTTTCGGTCCAAGAAGACCCATTTCATCATGTACCTGCTGCTTCCCGTCATTTATATCGCTGCGCTGATGCCGAAAAATTTGGATGAAACCTTTGCTTTAGGCGACATGCTGGGAACGATCTCGATAGCCCTGTTTGCCGTTCTGCCGCTGCTTCTTTTGCTTCTCAGCATGATTCGCAAGAAAGGAGGAAAACAGGCATGA
- a CDS encoding FtsX-like permease family protein produces MLAVLKLSFSRLRKSKLQNVFIALLILLSTLLVSTAFIVLANTGNQFEEMHARTNGSHQVLTFEKGLNDPQADHDWWTSQKGVDVSPLLRYRTLSGITFNGEQFPNIYLYMIDTPEQPWAVDKPIFANGTPSDAPTRGTIWIPTSMSNAYDISLGDTVSFNADAATIDLVVSGIRIDVPYGAPFTNTARIWMNEADYGNVFSGSGKDYSMIGLHFDDYETSPRYWDRYADENGIPFLETKMEFESIASFYLIIHQIVGFIMIFLGIVMLIIALMTIGFTISDSILANYRTIGILKSLGFTSLSTIGTYAIQYALLAFAAILPGTALSLIMSRFIIGISTSSLRAGNEDLAIRGTGLVLMLAVLLFLLVILFVIVYASKAGRIQPVQAIRYGMSETDHARAARRMNLSLTRWMSFATIPVGAAVGMRNIMKYGKSSLLLLLLTTMASSVLVFGYALMTSITEIHQTAAKWGYDQADIAAVIVDKGAFPRAEMERALEEEAQIENVAWQGNVTGITVPEPNHANQHDSVSLALSVLDGNYRELGFETLHGNDPVRKNEISIGVGVSRMLNKDVGDLIELYIEGQKRTFIITGTYQAIANMSISGRITAEAMRTVDPDYSDADVAFIQVRDKTDAAAVAKRLNEPFQGSVSVVTQKVLLDSVYTEAANVLIYPMCLIGMLFLAVTFIIIFSTCRINIRKESRTYGIYKSLGMTSRQLRLSIAAATAGVALVGSLFGIAVGVYLLPFLLETVLSGYGIVDLPLILNGSGILMFSSLSIPAAALGSWASSRVIREASPRDLVVE; encoded by the coding sequence ATGCTGGCCGTGCTGAAACTGAGTTTCTCCCGTCTGCGCAAAAGCAAGCTTCAAAATGTTTTCATTGCCCTGCTCATCCTGCTCTCAACCCTGCTTGTATCCACAGCTTTCATCGTATTGGCCAACACGGGCAACCAGTTCGAAGAAATGCATGCCCGCACCAACGGCTCGCATCAGGTGCTGACCTTTGAAAAAGGCTTGAACGATCCCCAGGCCGACCACGACTGGTGGACCTCCCAAAAAGGCGTCGACGTCTCTCCACTGCTCAGATATCGGACGTTGTCGGGAATCACCTTCAATGGTGAGCAATTCCCCAACATATACCTATATATGATCGATACGCCGGAGCAGCCTTGGGCCGTTGATAAACCCATTTTTGCGAATGGTACGCCTTCTGATGCCCCCACGCGGGGCACGATCTGGATTCCAACCTCCATGTCGAACGCATACGACATATCCTTAGGCGATACTGTCAGCTTTAACGCAGACGCAGCAACCATCGATTTGGTCGTCAGCGGCATTCGGATTGACGTGCCTTATGGCGCCCCGTTCACCAATACCGCCCGGATCTGGATGAACGAAGCGGATTACGGCAACGTATTCTCCGGAAGCGGCAAAGATTATTCCATGATAGGCCTCCATTTCGATGACTACGAGACGAGTCCAAGGTACTGGGATCGCTATGCCGACGAAAACGGAATCCCCTTCCTCGAAACGAAGATGGAATTCGAGAGCATCGCTTCCTTTTATCTGATCATCCATCAAATCGTCGGTTTTATCATGATTTTTCTAGGCATTGTCATGTTGATTATTGCACTGATGACCATCGGGTTCACGATTTCGGATTCGATTCTGGCGAACTATAGAACGATCGGAATTTTGAAGTCCCTCGGCTTCACATCCCTTTCGACCATCGGCACTTATGCGATTCAATACGCCCTGCTCGCTTTCGCTGCCATCCTTCCCGGAACTGCGCTGAGCCTCATCATGTCCAGGTTCATCATCGGCATTTCCACGTCATCCCTTCGTGCAGGCAATGAAGATTTGGCGATTCGGGGAACAGGCTTGGTACTGATGTTGGCCGTGCTGCTTTTCCTGCTTGTCATCCTGTTCGTCATCGTATATGCCTCAAAAGCAGGCCGCATCCAGCCTGTACAGGCCATCCGGTACGGCATGTCGGAAACGGACCATGCCCGCGCAGCGCGAAGAATGAATTTATCGCTGACGCGCTGGATGAGTTTTGCCACGATACCTGTTGGCGCTGCGGTCGGCATGCGAAACATCATGAAATACGGAAAAAGTTCACTTCTATTGCTGCTGCTTACCACCATGGCCTCCTCCGTGCTGGTCTTCGGGTATGCGTTAATGACAAGCATCACGGAGATTCATCAAACTGCCGCCAAGTGGGGTTATGATCAGGCGGATATTGCGGCAGTCATCGTGGACAAAGGCGCCTTTCCGCGCGCCGAAATGGAACGGGCCTTGGAAGAGGAAGCACAGATCGAGAACGTGGCGTGGCAAGGGAATGTCACTGGAATTACGGTACCCGAACCGAATCATGCCAATCAGCACGATTCGGTTAGCCTGGCGCTCAGCGTGCTGGACGGAAACTATCGGGAGCTTGGATTCGAAACGCTGCACGGCAATGACCCTGTGCGGAAAAATGAGATTTCGATCGGCGTAGGGGTTAGCCGCATGTTAAACAAAGATGTAGGGGACCTCATCGAGCTGTATATCGAAGGCCAAAAACGTACGTTCATCATCACCGGCACGTATCAGGCCATTGCCAACATGTCCATATCCGGGCGCATCACGGCCGAGGCCATGCGAACCGTCGATCCGGATTACAGCGATGCCGACGTCGCGTTCATTCAAGTCCGAGACAAAACAGATGCCGCTGCGGTCGCCAAACGGTTGAACGAGCCATTCCAGGGATCGGTTTCGGTAGTCACCCAGAAAGTACTGCTTGATTCCGTCTATACCGAGGCCGCCAACGTGCTGATCTATCCGATGTGCCTGATCGGAATGCTGTTCCTTGCCGTTACGTTCATCATCATTTTCAGCACTTGCCGAATCAACATTCGCAAAGAATCGCGGACGTATGGCATCTACAAATCCTTGGGCATGACGTCGCGTCAGCTCCGCCTGTCGATTGCCGCCGCAACTGCGGGCGTTGCGTTGGTCGGTTCCCTTTTCGGAATAGCGGTAGGCGTATATTTGCTGCCGTTTCTGCTTGAAACGGTCCTCTCAGGATACGGCATTGTCGATCTGCCCCTTATTTTGAACGGATCCGGCATCCTGATGTTTTCCAGCTTGAGCATACCGGCTGCCGCGCTTGGATCGTGGGCATCTTCACGAGTGATCAGGGAAGCCTCTCCACGGGATCTGGTCGTTGAATGA
- a CDS encoding methyl-accepting chemotaxis protein produces the protein MLEALKEDAVTDDLVVKAIERSLAIIRFDLNRQVVYVNDVFASTMGYTKEEMIGMSHRQLCFDEFVNRPEYEAFWKSILNGNSFQDKIERKHAQGSSVWLEATYMPIYDKKNERILGVSKIATNITKRQNSIATVVNELKTLSHGLNEQAEEGTARSKELLSSIALISQVAANNQSTLAHLQQQAADIQGVVKTVRDIASQTQLLALNAAIEAAHAGEYGRGFDIVAKEVKKLSAMVENSINEIRDSVQGITQEIHNISKGTEQVRQYVEQSEKQIEVTLRDFTNTAESAQLLDIKAGHVSKMV, from the coding sequence GTGTTAGAGGCGCTGAAGGAAGATGCGGTCACTGATGATTTGGTTGTTAAGGCCATCGAGAGAAGTTTGGCCATCATTCGTTTTGATTTGAATCGTCAGGTAGTGTATGTCAATGATGTATTTGCATCCACTATGGGTTATACCAAGGAAGAGATGATTGGCATGAGCCATAGGCAGCTATGTTTTGACGAATTTGTAAACCGACCCGAGTACGAAGCGTTCTGGAAGAGCATTTTAAACGGGAACAGCTTCCAGGACAAGATTGAACGCAAACATGCACAGGGGAGTTCTGTCTGGCTGGAAGCGACCTACATGCCGATTTATGATAAAAAGAACGAACGCATTCTAGGGGTTTCCAAAATAGCCACGAATATTACGAAGCGACAGAACAGCATCGCCACCGTTGTTAATGAATTGAAAACGTTATCCCACGGATTGAACGAGCAGGCGGAAGAGGGAACGGCGCGAAGCAAAGAACTGCTCTCCAGCATAGCACTGATCTCCCAGGTGGCTGCTAACAACCAATCCACGCTTGCCCATCTGCAGCAGCAGGCGGCTGACATTCAGGGCGTAGTCAAAACGGTCCGGGACATTGCCTCGCAAACGCAACTATTGGCGCTGAATGCTGCCATTGAGGCGGCGCATGCCGGGGAGTATGGAAGAGGCTTCGATATCGTGGCGAAGGAAGTGAAAAAGCTGTCCGCCATGGTTGAAAACTCCATCAACGAAATCCGCGACAGCGTGCAAGGGATCACCCAGGAAATTCACAACATTTCCAAAGGCACCGAGCAGGTAAGACAGTATGTAGAACAAAGCGAAAAACAGATCGAGGTTACGCTACGGGACTTTACGAACACGGCGGAATCCGCGCAGCTGCTCGACATCAAGGCAGGGCACGTATCCAAAATGGTATGA
- a CDS encoding cell division protein FtsQ, producing the protein MKKMTERYTLTSSQKMMVFVLSMSLYGLSNMFTELIPKLQLGPIELSVEYFAFIPLTLCILFHPMIAAVGAAMGEVIFGELMLGQFGGLGELEKFITFSFAMYVAGRMVSDPRNRRQVGVAAMTGVIIHQFLSSLVDIGKVWIGVEQLEAVPGLAESIVVIEGVGFLNDVLFSGILFALLPTLYLVPMLYGKIEPLLGIKPRNPGMKYEGLGLFRPKLLLIGLLLFLFAFGAESLSEMDINFAVWETDYADEYGSASIWISIGAAAVIALITLLFMRARRGKSKVAPGTENRPYA; encoded by the coding sequence ATGAAGAAGATGACTGAGCGTTATACGCTGACGTCTTCGCAGAAAATGATGGTGTTTGTGCTGTCCATGTCGCTGTACGGTTTGTCCAACATGTTCACCGAGTTGATTCCGAAATTGCAGCTGGGCCCCATCGAATTATCCGTAGAATATTTTGCGTTCATTCCGCTTACGCTGTGCATTTTGTTCCATCCGATGATTGCGGCCGTTGGCGCAGCCATGGGTGAGGTCATCTTTGGAGAATTAATGCTGGGGCAATTCGGGGGACTGGGCGAGCTGGAGAAGTTTATCACGTTCTCGTTTGCCATGTACGTCGCAGGCCGCATGGTGAGTGATCCCCGTAACCGCAGACAGGTTGGCGTCGCAGCGATGACGGGTGTCATCATACACCAGTTTCTCAGCTCGTTGGTCGATATCGGAAAGGTATGGATCGGCGTGGAACAGCTTGAAGCCGTTCCCGGGCTCGCCGAGAGCATCGTTGTTATTGAAGGCGTCGGGTTTCTGAATGACGTGTTGTTTTCGGGCATCCTGTTTGCCCTGCTGCCAACGCTCTACCTCGTTCCGATGCTGTATGGCAAAATCGAACCGCTGCTGGGCATCAAACCCCGCAATCCCGGCATGAAGTACGAAGGACTGGGCCTGTTCCGTCCAAAGCTTCTGTTGATCGGGCTGCTGCTGTTCCTGTTTGCCTTCGGGGCCGAGTCGCTATCCGAGATGGACATCAACTTCGCGGTATGGGAGACGGATTACGCGGACGAGTATGGCTCGGCCTCCATCTGGATCAGCATTGGCGCTGCAGCCGTCATCGCGCTGATTACCCTGCTGTTCATGCGGGCCAGACGCGGGAAAAGCAAAGTCGCGCCAGGGACGGAGAATCGTCCTTATGCGTAA
- a CDS encoding Ger(x)C family spore germination protein produces MNQVRSLLRIMAALAALLIISGCWSSREIEELSVYVGLGLDVGEETAFEKNIASQGGNYSKENNVTATVQIAPGFSKQQQGGGSGSPSSGKTSYSNEQLSGDSLLQIFRQFALRRDRPLIGHHLKVIVISKDVLKKYRMDQLLDFVLRDNDIRPNTLVIISHRSAREVLTSQDPTRIPAFYLTNTTRNAYMTTKIMEPVTLAMVDAKMQAGSSFLLQNVLSYDGEDKFSGASIIDGKTTKFIGELSQTDLEGLAWITDRSGGGVLKSYRKNGFTIVYEMKKKKTKVIPHVRGNEISFHVDVKSEGWMMEDWTAPEKEEKGKYLKELEKDFAELAEQQIKQVLYKMQHTHKVDVGDFGESLRIHYPKVWKKVKKDWDEVFSTVPITYDVKVNITNPGSSTQ; encoded by the coding sequence ATGAATCAAGTGCGTTCCTTGTTGCGCATCATGGCTGCACTTGCTGCACTGCTGATTATATCGGGTTGCTGGAGCAGCAGGGAGATCGAGGAATTGAGCGTTTACGTGGGCCTCGGCCTCGACGTCGGCGAGGAGACGGCATTCGAAAAAAACATCGCTTCCCAAGGGGGCAACTACTCGAAGGAAAATAACGTGACAGCGACGGTCCAAATTGCGCCGGGATTTTCCAAACAACAACAGGGCGGAGGATCGGGCTCTCCTTCGTCCGGAAAAACATCGTATTCCAACGAACAGCTCAGCGGGGATTCGCTGCTGCAAATCTTTCGCCAATTTGCCCTTCGGCGGGATCGTCCGTTAATCGGGCATCATTTGAAGGTGATCGTCATATCCAAAGACGTTTTGAAAAAATACAGGATGGACCAACTGCTTGATTTCGTGCTGCGGGATAATGACATTCGGCCTAACACGCTGGTGATCATCAGCCATCGCAGCGCCAGGGAAGTGTTGACTTCCCAAGATCCTACCCGCATCCCTGCATTCTACCTGACCAACACAACCCGCAATGCCTATATGACGACGAAAATTATGGAACCGGTGACGCTCGCCATGGTGGATGCCAAAATGCAGGCCGGTTCCAGCTTTCTGCTGCAGAACGTGCTTTCCTACGATGGAGAGGACAAGTTTTCGGGGGCGAGCATTATCGATGGCAAAACGACCAAATTCATCGGAGAGCTTAGCCAAACCGACCTGGAAGGGTTAGCATGGATCACGGACAGATCCGGCGGGGGAGTGTTGAAAAGCTATAGAAAGAACGGCTTTACCATCGTTTACGAGATGAAAAAGAAAAAAACGAAGGTCATTCCGCATGTCCGCGGCAACGAAATTTCGTTTCATGTGGACGTGAAATCGGAAGGATGGATGATGGAAGATTGGACCGCGCCAGAGAAGGAAGAAAAGGGCAAGTACCTGAAGGAACTGGAAAAGGACTTTGCCGAATTGGCCGAACAGCAGATCAAACAGGTCCTGTACAAGATGCAGCATACCCATAAAGTGGATGTAGGCGATTTCGGGGAGAGCCTGCGCATTCATTATCCAAAGGTTTGGAAAAAGGTAAAAAAGGATTGGGACGAAGTTTTCAGCACAGTGCCCATTACGTATGACGTGAAAGTAAACATCACCAACCCGGGATCGTCGACGCAATAA
- a CDS encoding spore germination protein — MWSKLLSYIPEGSVWFQAIVLVIVPVVILYVSRWLNDAIKRGSFKKAKPSNLERAGGASPGSASEQDQHPETGRYANIKISGKYSTDIVSIRETVARNADVYIRELTIKGTDIRIAAVFTEGLIDPSLFDQSLMAPLMTDGIPEEELERFSQAEGSSLLESFLLNRLLMVSVYEETQSLQKFALGVLGGKTGLIVDGVPKAFIIGGPQGKTRSIDEPLSEALLRGPRIGFTEQLSDNTGILRRYGSDQSLFIEKYQVGTRVKKDLAIAYMQDIADPKLVEEVRERINAMEMDIMLESGYVEQLIEDNTFSPFQQVLNTERPDRVMGALLEGRVAILLDGTPFVLVVPVTFSMLLQSPEDYYERWIPGTFLRMLRFLAAMLALLAPALYISFISFHPGLIPTKLVLTIIETRTGVPFPSIIEVLIMELSIEILREAGIRLPKPIGPAMGIVGGLIIGQAAVQAGIISQFLVIVVAVTAISSFTIPVYSAGLTLRILRFAAMFSAAVLGLFGVVMFFLLICTHLARLSSFGAPYVAPAVPYSLRDWKDFIIRAPIRMMRLRPKLANPEDEDRTNKQ; from the coding sequence ATGTGGTCTAAGCTGCTCAGTTATATACCGGAAGGTTCCGTATGGTTTCAAGCCATCGTATTGGTCATCGTTCCCGTCGTCATACTGTACGTTTCCCGTTGGTTGAATGATGCCATTAAGAGAGGCAGCTTCAAAAAGGCAAAACCTTCAAATCTGGAGCGGGCGGGGGGAGCTTCTCCAGGGAGCGCATCGGAGCAAGACCAGCATCCGGAAACGGGGAGATATGCCAACATCAAAATAAGCGGGAAATATTCCACGGACATCGTTAGCATCAGGGAAACGGTGGCCCGGAATGCGGACGTTTACATTCGGGAGCTGACGATCAAGGGGACCGACATCCGAATTGCGGCCGTATTTACCGAAGGATTGATCGATCCCAGTCTCTTCGACCAGTCCCTGATGGCACCGCTTATGACGGATGGTATCCCTGAGGAAGAGCTCGAGCGCTTTTCCCAAGCCGAGGGATCCAGCCTCCTCGAATCGTTTCTGTTGAATCGCTTGCTTATGGTGAGTGTATACGAAGAGACGCAATCGCTGCAGAAGTTCGCTCTGGGCGTCCTCGGGGGTAAAACGGGCTTGATTGTGGACGGCGTGCCTAAAGCTTTCATTATCGGGGGACCGCAGGGAAAGACCCGCAGCATCGATGAACCCTTATCAGAGGCGCTTCTCCGTGGACCGCGAATCGGATTCACGGAGCAGTTGAGCGACAACACGGGCATATTGCGTCGATATGGAAGCGATCAAAGCTTATTTATTGAGAAGTATCAGGTAGGCACCCGGGTCAAAAAAGATCTGGCGATTGCGTACATGCAGGATATTGCGGACCCCAAATTGGTCGAGGAAGTCAGAGAACGGATCAATGCGATGGAAATGGATATTATGCTGGAGTCCGGATATGTGGAGCAGCTGATCGAGGACAACACGTTCAGTCCTTTTCAGCAAGTACTCAACACCGAAAGGCCTGACCGGGTTATGGGTGCGCTTCTGGAAGGAAGGGTGGCCATATTGCTGGACGGCACGCCTTTTGTACTCGTCGTTCCGGTGACCTTCAGCATGCTGCTTCAGTCCCCCGAGGATTATTACGAACGCTGGATTCCGGGGACTTTCTTGAGAATGCTGAGATTTCTGGCGGCGATGTTGGCACTGCTTGCCCCCGCCTTGTACATTTCGTTTATCTCGTTCCACCCCGGACTGATTCCGACCAAGCTTGTTCTAACGATTATCGAAACCAGGACGGGGGTGCCGTTTCCGTCGATTATCGAAGTGCTCATCATGGAGCTTTCGATCGAGATCCTTCGCGAAGCCGGAATCCGGCTGCCCAAACCGATCGGGCCTGCGATGGGCATCGTTGGCGGTTTGATTATCGGACAGGCTGCCGTGCAGGCAGGGATCATCAGTCAGTTCCTGGTTATTGTCGTTGCCGTGACGGCCATTTCTTCGTTTACCATCCCGGTATACAGCGCGGGATTGACCTTGCGGATATTGCGTTTTGCAGCCATGTTCAGCGCGGCGGTGCTTGGGCTGTTCGGCGTGGTCATGTTTTTCCTGTTGATTTGCACGCATTTGGCCCGTTTGTCGAGCTTCGGTGCGCCTTACGTGGCTCCGGCCGTTCCTTACAGTCTGCGGGACTGGAAAGACTTCATCATTCGCGCTCCTATCCGAATGATGAGATTGCGGCCGAAATTGGCCAATCCGGAGGACGAAGACCGCACAAATAAACAATGA
- a CDS encoding MurR/RpiR family transcriptional regulator: MNLFAHKDQLSPGHQKIADFIERHPEDMLFMTEQEIADRLGTSIATVSRFWRAVGYDNAKAFKIRLRTSEDTTPALKLNKTISRMDTDSLPVQLLEASVAHLQETLSHMKSGDLEQAAVLFSEARRVYVYAPGPSAGLAELLSFRLSRFGMTVVRLAGGGHELLETLMHMQKEDVVLLLCFTRLLPEAEVILDYAINTGSQAVLVTDREDLLYGMGASISFYVSRGELGEFHSMVTPLLLMEQMVLAVGLKQKEQALAQLERLGELRSRYADRLPRG; this comes from the coding sequence ATGAACTTGTTTGCCCATAAAGATCAGCTATCGCCAGGACATCAAAAAATCGCCGATTTCATTGAGCGCCACCCGGAGGACATGTTATTCATGACCGAGCAGGAAATCGCGGACAGGCTTGGAACCAGCATCGCCACGGTATCCCGTTTTTGGCGTGCCGTCGGCTACGACAATGCCAAAGCATTCAAGATCCGTCTACGGACTTCGGAGGATACCACTCCCGCCCTCAAACTGAATAAAACGATATCCCGCATGGACACCGACAGCCTGCCCGTTCAATTGTTGGAGGCATCCGTCGCGCATTTGCAGGAAACGCTCTCTCACATGAAGAGCGGAGATCTGGAGCAGGCCGCCGTTCTTTTCTCGGAAGCGAGAAGGGTATATGTCTATGCCCCAGGACCTTCGGCAGGATTGGCTGAGCTGCTGTCCTTCCGTTTGTCCAGATTCGGGATGACCGTTGTCCGATTGGCAGGAGGCGGACATGAATTGCTGGAAACGCTGATGCATATGCAGAAGGAGGATGTGGTGCTGCTGCTCTGCTTTACCCGCTTGCTTCCGGAAGCCGAGGTGATTCTCGATTACGCCATCAATACGGGCAGCCAGGCCGTTTTGGTGACAGACAGGGAAGATTTGTTATACGGGATGGGGGCATCGATTTCGTTCTATGTCAGCCGGGGAGAGCTTGGGGAGTTCCATTCCATGGTCACGCCGCTATTATTGATGGAACAGATGGTGCTCGCTGTCGGATTGAAACAGAAAGAACAGGCGTTAGCCCAGTTGGAGCGGCTTGGCGAACTGCGCAGCCGTTATGCGGACAGGTTGCCCAGAGGATAA